From Candidatus Babeliales bacterium:
ATATTAAAATTTGGGTCGTGTAATATATTATATAAATAAATTTAATAAACTTACTAAAAGCTTTGAGCATAGAGTAAACCGATTAGCACGAATTATTAAGGAATTAAAAGCATTATTAATTGAACAGCACAAACAACTAGAAAATATAAAAAAAGAACAAAATATTTATGTTGGCGCAGAAGCTCAGCAAAAAGAACTTAATAATTTAATACAAAAAAATCTTACCTCAATTGTCGCGTTACAAAATCAAATTAAAGAAAATTTTTCTAAACAAGAAAATTTAGCAACATTAATTAATCATGAAACAAGTAATTTAAAAAATACTGAAAAAAGCTATCACACAGAATTGGCCAATAATAAAGAATATCAAGCCTATAAAATAGAGCGTGAAAAAATAGAGCTTGTGTTATCGAATAAAAATTATCAGGCAGATACTTATAAAAAAATACTTGAGCAACTCGACCAATTAAAAGAACAAGAAAAAAAAGCGCAAGAATGTGTTGCTGAAAAAACAAAACAAGAACAACGCAAAAAAGAAATTACGCAATTAATTGCTTCTTTAAAAATTATGAATTCAAGTTATCAAAAATTGGTTACAGATATACAAAAATATGCTCATTTATCTGAAGATAAAAATAAATTGAATGCTACTGAAGAAACTCTTATTAATCATTGTAATGGGCAACAACAGCAAAAAGAGTTATTGCTACAAGAAAAAGGGCTTATAGAACACAAGCAACAACAACTCGAGAAACTCAAACAAACTTCTGTTTTGCATAAAAAAAATATTACTTCTTTAAGTGAACAAATTCATGAGTATCAAATTCTTGCAAATGCATTTAGTAAAGATGGTATCCAAGCATTATTAATTGAGGATGCAATACCAGAAATTGAACAAGAAGCAAATGAATTGCTGGCAAAACTTACTTATAATCAAGCACACATAATTATTGATTCATTACGCGATCTAAAAAAAGGCGGCACCAAAGAAACGCTTGATATAAAAATATCTGATCCAATGGGTATTCGTCCCTATGAATTATTTTCAGGCGGAGAAGCATTTAGAATTGATTTTTCTTTACGTATAGCAATTTCTAAACTATTAGCGCGCCGTGCGGGAACTTCATTACAAACACTTATTATTGATGAAGGATTTGGTTCGCAAGATGAGGAAGGATTACAATTGCTTATGGATGCAATTCATAAAATTCAAGATAATTTTTCAAAAGTTATAATTGTTTCGCATTTAACTTCTATGAAAGATCAATTTCCTATTCATTTTATGATTCACAAAGGACCACAAGGAAGTAATATCAATATTATGGAACAAGGATAAGAGTAAAAAAAAGAGGCACGATAAATCATGCCTCTTCAATTTTTTTAAAAAATAGATTCTAAATTAAACCCATTCAAGACGCGCGATAGTTGCAGTATCACTAATTCGTTTTCCTAATGGGATAATGCGCGTGTAGCCACCCGGTCTTTCAGTATATTGTGGTGCAATTTCACCAAACAATTTATCAAGTGCGGTATCTTTATAAGGCAGTAACATTTTGGCTCGGCGACGAACTGTAAAGGTATTTCCTTTACGTGCAATAGTTACTAATTTTTCAGCTAACTTACGCACTTCTTTTACTCGAGCTTTAGTGGTAACCAAATGACCATTTTCAATCAAATGAATAACTTGATTACGCAATAATGAACGTCTATGTGAAGCTTTTAAGTTTAATTTTTTTCTACCTATTTGATGTCTCATAATTCACCTTCTGTTGTTTTAACAAGCCTTTTGAGGTCATCTTCAGCTATATTCATACCTAAGGAGAGTCCAAATGCTTTGAGACTATCTTTAACTTCGCCTAATGATTTTCTACCGAAATTTTTTATCTTTAGCACTTCATCTTCAGTAAGATTTACTAAATCAACAATACGTTTTTTTCCCGCATCTTTTAAACAATTATGGGCACGTACTGGTAATTCAAGTTCATCAATTGGCTTTAAAAGAAATTCTGGTGATAATCCTTTAAGCCCAAGATCAATCGCCTTGACTGGCTTTTCATCTTTTTGTTCTTCAGGCATTTTAGAAATTTCATTAAACGGTATCTCAGCACTGGTAAGGAAATGTTCTAACAAAGAACGTAAAACTGAAACTGAATAATGTAATACATCCAACGGATTTTCTGATCCATCAGTATGGATTTTCAATGTTAATTTATCATAATCAATTTCTTTACCTACTCGTGTTTTTTCGACATCAAAGCTCACTTGACGAACTGGAGAAAACATTGCATCAAGATAAATACGACCTTCTTCTTGTAATGCTTTATCAGCTGGCCATTGTGCTGGCTGATATCCACGTCCTGATTCAACAAAGAATGTTATATCTAATTCTCCCTTTGCAGAAACATGTGCAATAACATGATCTCCATTAATGATTTCCAAATGCGGGTCTGCTTTAATATCAGAAGCTTTAACAACTTGTTCACCTTTAACATGCAAGCGCATTTTTCCAGGAATTCCTTCTTTATTGCGTACATTAATTTGCTTAATATTAAGCAATACATGCATGGTATCTTCTTCAATGCCAGGTAAAGAAGTAAATTCATTATTTACTCCTTTTATAATTACAGAAGTAACTGCAGAACCTTCTACACCACCCAGTAAAATCCGGCGTATTGAATTACCCAATGTAATACCAAATCCTGGTTCAAGGGGCTGAGCAACTAACTCACCATATTGCTCTGTTAATTTTTTCTTATCCCACGTTAATCGTGGAATAGTTAATGGCCTATATTCCTTCTTGTCCATGGTCCTCCCTACGGAGCTCAACAATTCATCGAAATTAAATCAAAACACTAATTACTTCGAATACAACTCAACTATCAAATTCTCTTCTATAGGAACTTGAATATCTGAACGAACCGGATAGCGAAGTATTCTACCTTTACGCTCTACTTTATCAAGCTCTAACCACTCGGGTACCTTAATACCAATTTTCAATCTTTTATCAATAACCTGACCAAGAAATGCTTCTTTTTCTAATACATTCGAGGCTAAGCTAACTACACTATTTAAAGAAATTAAATAGGATGGTGAATACACTTTTTTGCCATTTACCAGAATGTGGCCATGAACAATAATTTGGCGTGCTTGTCTGCGTGTTGTAGCTAATTTTAATCGATATACAACGTTATCTAATCGCCGTTCTAATAAACTAAGCAACAAATCACCTGTTGCTTCTTTACTTTTAGTAGCAATTTTAAAGAAACGCTTAAATTGTTTTTCTCGCATTCCATACATTTCTTTTACTTTTTGCTTTTCAGCAAGCTGCCGTCCATATTCTGACATTTTCTTTGGACGTTTTGTAGTCTTACGCTCTTTGTTGTTATTTAATTTTTCTTTGTTGTTCATAGCACCCTGATTTCTAATTTAATTAAACCCTACGTTTTTTTGCAGGTCTTGTTCCGTTGTGAGGTAATGGTGTTACATCGCGCAATACAGTTATGTTAAAACCTGCTGCTTGTAAAGCACGCACTACTGAATCTCTTCCTGAACCTGGTCCTTGCAAATTAACTTCAACATCTTTAACACCCATCAATTGCATATCTTTAGCAAGTGTAGAACCAATCTGAGTAGCCGCAAAAGGTGTTCCTTTACGAGCACCTTTAAAACCAAGCTTACCAGAGCTCCCACCCAATAATACATCACCTGTTTGCGTTGTAATACTAACTAAGGTATTATTGAATGTTGATTTTACATGGGCTACAACGGTATTTACCTGTCGTTTAATTTTTTTTGTTTTTTTCTTGTAAGCCATTGTTTCCTTTATTTCTCTTTATACCCGCGCATTATTTTTTAGTTACTTTGCGCTTAAGTGCAACTGCTCCACCAACTTTTCGAGGGCCTTTACGAGTACGTGCATTTGTTTTTGTACGTTGACCTCTCACTGGCAAACCTTTTTTATGCCTTAAGCCTCTGTATGAGCTTATTTCCTGTAATCGTCGAATGTTTGACGTTACTTCTTTTCTAAGCTCACCTTCTATTTTATAATTCTGTGTCAATTCTTTTTGCAAAGCAGTCACTTCTTGATCTGATAAATCTTTTACGCGCTTATTTAAATCAATTTTTAATTTATTAAGGATATCGCGCGATCTATTAACGCCTACACCATAGAGATAGGTTAAACCATATTCTACTCGTTTATTTGCAGGCAAACTTACACCTTCAATACGTGCCATTTTAATTCCTCTTGCTGCCTAAGCCCTGACGTTGTTTATGTCGCGGATTTTTTTTACAAATTATCCGAACAACATTTTCACGTCGTACTACCTGACAATCTTTACACATTTTCTTTACGGATGTTCTTACTTTCATGAGTTTTCCTGATATTCTTCAATCATATTAGTTTTTGTACCGTAATACTATTCTTCCACGCGATAAATCATAGGGCGATAATTCTAAAGATACTCTATCGCCAGGTAAAATTTTGATATAGTGCATTCGCATTTTTCCTGATACATGCCCTAATACCGTATGTCCACCTTCTATTTCTACTCGAAACATAGCATTAGGTAATGTTTCTTTTACTATGCCATCAACTCGAATTACATCTTCTTTCTTCTGTTTCATTCCAGCTTTCCTATCATGCCTCAATATTTTTTCGAGTTAAAATTTGTACACCTTCATTAGTAATAACAATGGTATCTTCTACATGTGCAGCCAAACTTTTATCTTTTGTTTTTACTGTCCAACCATCATTAGTGATATACACATCACATTTACCTTGTGTTATCATTGGCTCTATCGCAAACGTCATTCCAGGTCGCAAAATAGGACCGTGTCCTGGTTTGCCATAATTTAATATCTCAGGATCTTCATGCATAAACTTACCGATACCATGCCCAGCAAAATCACGCACTATTCCATATCCAGATTTTTCAATTTCTGCTTGAATTGCCGCAGAAATATCAGACAATCTATTTCCTGGCAAAGCCTTTTCAATTCCTTTATCTAATGCTCTCTGCGCAACATTCACTAGTTGCTTGGTTTCTTCTTTAGGTTGTCCAATAAAATAGCACCGAGCAGCATCAGCACAATAACCTTTCCATGAGGCACAGATATCAATTTTTACTAAATCACCATCTTTGATAATTTTATTGTTACATGGAATACCATGCACAACTTCATCATTTACTGATATACAGCTTGCATGGCTATATCCTTTATAACCTTTTGATTGAGATACAAGGTTATTTGTTCTCAAAAAATCTTCTATCCAACTATCAATTTCTAAAGTAGTAATTCCCGGAACAATTTTAATTAATAATTGATCAAAAAGATCAGCCAAAAGTTGTCCGGCTTGTTGCATTTTTTGAATTGATAATTTGTTTTTTATTGTGATCATTCGTTCTCAACTATTAAACTTGTAAAGTCCTCAAATACTCTATTAATCGGTTTTTCTACGTTAATTTCTTTAATTTTTTTGCCAATTCGCTTATAAAATTCAATAAGACCATGTTCATATTTGTGATAAGAAGATAATCGATCACAAACAACTGCTTCATCATCATCTTCTCGACGAATTAATTTATATTCACATACATCACAAACATTAGGCTTTTTTGGCACCATAGCAGAATGAGCATGAATCGAATAAATTGCCTGACAATTGTTATTTGCACAAGTATATCGACCTAACAATCTTTCAGTAATCACCTTATCTGAAACGGCCAATTTAATTATGCTTAAACGACACTGTGGCAATTTTTCTAATATCACTACTTGTAAATATTCTGCTTGTGTTATAGTCCTCGGAAATCCATCTAAAATAACAGTACGTTGTTGTTCAATATTATTTTCGAGCCATTCCTTGACCATAGACACAATAAGTTCATCAGCTATTAGCTTACCATATCTTATAGAAAAATCTATTTCTTTACCTATTTCTGTCTTTTCTGCAATATGCTTTCTACACAGGGAACCAGTTGAGAGTTGAGTCCAACCTAATTTCCTGGTACATAACTGAGAAAGCGACCCTTTACCTGACCCAGGTGGCCCCACAAAAATTACTAAATGAGTACCTCTATTCACCGTGCTACCCTACCTCTTAACCTACCTGTTGTTAAAAATCCTTCATATCGATGTTCGATAAGATAAGATTCAACCTGTGCTGAAGTTTCTAAAGCGACCCCCACTACAATTAGCAATGAAGTACCATCAAGAAATGCAGGAATTCTCATGAGAGCGTACATAACATTTGGTACTAGTGCCAAACCGGCTAAATATAATGCGCCAACCAATCCGATACGCGTTAAAATATAATTAAAAAATTCTATAGTTTTGCGCCCAGGACGTATCCCAGGAATAAATCCACCACTCTTTTTAATATTTGCAGCAAGCTCTTCAGGATTAAAAAGAATCATAGTCCATACAAACGAGAAAAAGATAATAAGAAAGAATTTTAAAACATTAAAAACAATATTTGTAGGAGACATTAAACCAGCAAACCAACGAAAAATTTCTGCTCGTTCAGATAACATTAATGCAATAGTAGCAGGAAATTGCAATACTGATGAAGCAAAAATTACTGGCATAATACCTGCTGTATTAATTTTAAAAGGAATATAGGTACTTTGACCACCATAAACTCGCTGTCCTACAACCCTTCGGGCATATTGTACTGGAATTTTCCGTTCACCTTTTTCTAGAAAAACAATACTTGCAATGATACCAAGGAAAACTATTAGCATAAGTATTGCTTGCCAACTTTCAATCGTCCCTACATCGATAAGCGTTTTTGTTTTGATAATGTGTTCTGGAAAACGAGAGACAATACCAGCAAAAATAATCATCGAACTACCATTACCAAGACCATATAATGATATTTGATCAGCAAGCCACATTACAAAAAGTGAACCAACAGTCAAAGATAATACAAACATGAGCCTAAAACCCCAGCCTGGAGTTAAAACTAGATTCGCATGTTCTAAATAGGTTGCATAACCAAAACTGTACATCACACTTAATCCTAGGGCGATATAGCGAGTGTATTGATTAATAAGTTTACGACCGTATTCACCTTCTTTTGCTAATTGCTCTAATTGTGGAATTGACATACTTAATATTTGCATCATAATCGAGGCAGTAATATATGGCATAATCCCTAAGGCGAATAATGTTGATTTACTTAATGCCCCTCCTGAAAAAATATCAAGATAACTTAATAGACCGCCAACTCCCGTAGCACGTTTCATATGCTCACCAAGTAGTGGAACATTCACGCCAATAACTGGAATGTATGTTCCTAATCTATTAATCACCAATATACCCAAAGTAAAGAAAATTTTTTTTCTTAATTCAGGAATAAGAAAAATATTTTTGAAATTTTTTAGGAAAATCACTACTTTACATCTCCTTTAATAAATGAACTTTTCCACCTATCTTTTCAACGGCTTGTACTGCAGATTTACTTACAGCATCCACATGCACCATCAATTGCTTAGAGATTGAACCATTTCCAAGCAATTTAACTAGAGTGGCACTTTGACCTTTGGTGCTCTTTCTTTTGGAAATTAAGCCTTTACCATAAAGCACATCTTTGGTAACTTCATCGCCGCTATTAAAATGACGCTCAAGATCTTCAAGATTTATAATTGCATAAGCCGTTTCAAATTGAACATTATTGAAACCTCTTTTTGGCAATCTTCTTGAAAGAGGCATTTGTCCGCCTTCAAAACCGTATCCTACACCGTGACTACCAGATCGCGCTTTTTGACCTTTATGCCCTTTTCCAGAAGTCCCACCGCGGCTACCGCCTCTACCAACGCGCTTTCGCTTTTTTACTAATTTTGTTAATTTATCAAGCGCTAACATGGCTTCCCTTTACAATCTGAGTCGTTGTTATTCCACGTAATTTTTGCATATTTTTCAAGCTTCGTAATTTTGCCAAAGCATTTAAAGTAGCTTTCACAACATTTTGCTTGTTAGCAGATCCTAAGGATTTTGCTAAAACATCTTCTATTCCTGCTGCTTGCATAACTGCACGCATTGGACCACCCGCAATAGTACCAGTCCCTTTAGATGCAGAGCGAATAATAACTCTACTTGCACCATGTTTACCGGTAACATCATAAGGAATCGTTGAATTACGCAATGGAACTCTAATCATGTTTTTGCGTGCCTTTGTTGTAGCTTTTGCAATAGCAGACGAAACTTCTTTTCCTTTTCCTAATCCGATACCTACATTGCCTTCTGTATCACCAGAAACAACAAAAACTGAAAAAGAAAATCGCTTTCCGCCCTTAGTAACTTTTGTTACTCGCTTTACACTGACTACAGTATCGATAAATGTCTTTTCTTTTCGCTCTTCAACCATTTATTTCATTCCCACTTAATGTAAAATTCATTAATTAAATTTCTATACCACCTTCACGGAGGCCTTCAGCAAATGCTTCAACTCGTCCATGATATAAAAAAGACCCACGATCAAAAGCTGCTTTTTCAATACCTTTTTCGCGCA
This genomic window contains:
- the infA gene encoding translation initiation factor IF-1 codes for the protein MKQKKEDVIRVDGIVKETLPNAMFRVEIEGGHTVLGHVSGKMRMHYIKILPGDRVSLELSPYDLSRGRIVLRYKN
- the rpsM gene encoding 30S ribosomal protein S13, which produces MARIEGVSLPANKRVEYGLTYLYGVGVNRSRDILNKLKIDLNKRVKDLSDQEVTALQKELTQNYKIEGELRKEVTSNIRRLQEISSYRGLRHKKGLPVRGQRTKTNARTRKGPRKVGGAVALKRKVTKK
- the rpmJ gene encoding 50S ribosomal protein L36 produces the protein MKVRTSVKKMCKDCQVVRRENVVRIICKKNPRHKQRQGLGSKRN
- the rpsD gene encoding 30S ribosomal protein S4; the encoded protein is MNNKEKLNNNKERKTTKRPKKMSEYGRQLAEKQKVKEMYGMREKQFKRFFKIATKSKEATGDLLLSLLERRLDNVVYRLKLATTRRQARQIIVHGHILVNGKKVYSPSYLISLNSVVSLASNVLEKEAFLGQVIDKRLKIGIKVPEWLELDKVERKGRILRYPVRSDIQVPIEENLIVELYSK
- the rplO gene encoding 50S ribosomal protein L15, whose amino-acid sequence is MLALDKLTKLVKKRKRVGRGGSRGGTSGKGHKGQKARSGSHGVGYGFEGGQMPLSRRLPKRGFNNVQFETAYAIINLEDLERHFNSGDEVTKDVLYGKGLISKRKSTKGQSATLVKLLGNGSISKQLMVHVDAVSKSAVQAVEKIGGKVHLLKEM
- the rpsK gene encoding 30S ribosomal protein S11, with product MAYKKKTKKIKRQVNTVVAHVKSTFNNTLVSITTQTGDVLLGGSSGKLGFKGARKGTPFAATQIGSTLAKDMQLMGVKDVEVNLQGPGSGRDSVVRALQAAGFNITVLRDVTPLPHNGTRPAKKRRV
- the map gene encoding type I methionyl aminopeptidase, whose protein sequence is MITIKNKLSIQKMQQAGQLLADLFDQLLIKIVPGITTLEIDSWIEDFLRTNNLVSQSKGYKGYSHASCISVNDEVVHGIPCNNKIIKDGDLVKIDICASWKGYCADAARCYFIGQPKEETKQLVNVAQRALDKGIEKALPGNRLSDISAAIQAEIEKSGYGIVRDFAGHGIGKFMHEDPEILNYGKPGHGPILRPGMTFAIEPMITQGKCDVYITNDGWTVKTKDKSLAAHVEDTIVITNEGVQILTRKNIEA
- the secY gene encoding preprotein translocase subunit SecY, which produces MIFLKNFKNIFLIPELRKKIFFTLGILVINRLGTYIPVIGVNVPLLGEHMKRATGVGGLLSYLDIFSGGALSKSTLFALGIMPYITASIMMQILSMSIPQLEQLAKEGEYGRKLINQYTRYIALGLSVMYSFGYATYLEHANLVLTPGWGFRLMFVLSLTVGSLFVMWLADQISLYGLGNGSSMIIFAGIVSRFPEHIIKTKTLIDVGTIESWQAILMLIVFLGIIASIVFLEKGERKIPVQYARRVVGQRVYGGQSTYIPFKINTAGIMPVIFASSVLQFPATIALMLSERAEIFRWFAGLMSPTNIVFNVLKFFLIIFFSFVWTMILFNPEELAANIKKSGGFIPGIRPGRKTIEFFNYILTRIGLVGALYLAGLALVPNVMYALMRIPAFLDGTSLLIVVGVALETSAQVESYLIEHRYEGFLTTGRLRGRVAR
- the rpsE gene encoding 30S ribosomal protein S5, translating into MVEERKEKTFIDTVVSVKRVTKVTKGGKRFSFSVFVVSGDTEGNVGIGLGKGKEVSSAIAKATTKARKNMIRVPLRNSTIPYDVTGKHGASRVIIRSASKGTGTIAGGPMRAVMQAAGIEDVLAKSLGSANKQNVVKATLNALAKLRSLKNMQKLRGITTTQIVKGSHVSA
- a CDS encoding nucleoside monophosphate kinase; translation: MNRGTHLVIFVGPPGSGKGSLSQLCTRKLGWTQLSTGSLCRKHIAEKTEIGKEIDFSIRYGKLIADELIVSMVKEWLENNIEQQRTVILDGFPRTITQAEYLQVVILEKLPQCRLSIIKLAVSDKVITERLLGRYTCANNNCQAIYSIHAHSAMVPKKPNVCDVCEYKLIRREDDDEAVVCDRLSSYHKYEHGLIEFYKRIGKKIKEINVEKPINRVFEDFTSLIVENE
- a CDS encoding DNA-directed RNA polymerase subunit alpha, which encodes MDKKEYRPLTIPRLTWDKKKLTEQYGELVAQPLEPGFGITLGNSIRRILLGGVEGSAVTSVIIKGVNNEFTSLPGIEEDTMHVLLNIKQINVRNKEGIPGKMRLHVKGEQVVKASDIKADPHLEIINGDHVIAHVSAKGELDITFFVESGRGYQPAQWPADKALQEEGRIYLDAMFSPVRQVSFDVEKTRVGKEIDYDKLTLKIHTDGSENPLDVLHYSVSVLRSLLEHFLTSAEIPFNEISKMPEEQKDEKPVKAIDLGLKGLSPEFLLKPIDELELPVRAHNCLKDAGKKRIVDLVNLTEDEVLKIKNFGRKSLGEVKDSLKAFGLSLGMNIAEDDLKRLVKTTEGEL
- the rplQ gene encoding 50S ribosomal protein L17 — encoded protein: MRHQIGRKKLNLKASHRRSLLRNQVIHLIENGHLVTTKARVKEVRKLAEKLVTIARKGNTFTVRRRAKMLLPYKDTALDKLFGEIAPQYTERPGGYTRIIPLGKRISDTATIARLEWV